A section of the Meles meles chromosome 8, mMelMel3.1 paternal haplotype, whole genome shotgun sequence genome encodes:
- the LOC123948727 gene encoding olfactory receptor 52H1-like has product MYNLSCYNPSSFILVGIPGLERFHSWIGIPFCVIYVLAVVGNCTLLYLIAVEHSLHEPMFFFLAMLATTDFILSTDTVPKLLSNLWLGSQEITFSGCLTQMFFLHFSFVVDSAILLAMGFDRYVAICFPLRYTTILTPQVVIKIVVSIIVRSFFIILPDVFLVKRLPFCGTRIIPHTYCEHIGVARLSSADISINVWYGFSVPLMTVFSDVIFIAVSYTFILRAVFQLSSQGARQKALSTCGSHVCVILMFYTPAAFSILAHRFGHSVPRNVLILFANVYVTIPPALNPVVYGVKTKQIQDKFILLLSFRRHNEWGGSL; this is encoded by the coding sequence ATGTATAATCTGAGCTGTTACAATCCCAGTTCTTTCATCCTTGTGGGAATACCTGGTCTGGAGAGGTTCCACAGCTGGATCGGGATTCCCTTTTGTGTCATCTATGTTCTGGCTGTTGTGGGCAACTGCACCCTTCTCTACCTCATTGCTGTAGAGCACAGCCTCCATGAGCCCATGTTTTTCTTCCTCGCTATGCTGGCTACCACGGACTTCATCCTGTCCACGGACACAGTGCCCAAACTACTCAGTAACCTCTGGCTGGGCTCCCAGGAAATTACCTTCTCTGGCTGTCTCACCCAGATGTTTTTCCTCCACTTCAGCTTTGTAGTGGACTCAGCCATCCTGTTGGCCATGGGATttgatcgctatgtggccatctgcttCCCCTTGAGGTACaccaccatcttgactccgcaGGTGGTCATCAAGATTGTGGTGAGCATCATCGTGAGGAGCTTCTTCATCATCTTGCCAGATGTGTTTCTGGTGAAACGGTTACCATTCTGCGGGACACGCATCATCCCACACACATACTGTGAGCACATAGGTGTTGCTCGGCTTTCCTCTGCTGACATCTCCATCAATGTCTGGTATGGATTTTCTGTGCCTCTCATGACTGTCTTCTCAGATGTGATCTTTATTGCTGTTTCCTATACCTTCATCCTTCGTGCTGTCTTTCAGCTCTCCTCTCAGGGTGCCCGCCAGAAGGCCCTCAGCACCTGTGGTTCCCATGTCTGTGTTATTCTCATGTTTTACACACCTGCTGCCTTCTCCATCCTTGCTCATCGCTTTGGGCACAGTGTTCCTCGAAATGTGCTCATCCTGTTTGCCAACGTCTATGTGACCATCCCCCCTGCTCTAAATCCTGTTGTCTATGGAGTGAAGACCAAGCAGATCCAGGacaaatttattcttctcctctcttttaGAAGACACAATGAGTGGGGAGGATCACTGTAG